ATGTTCCCGGCAACATAGTCTATGAAGGCCGAATCCAGTCTCAGTCCGTTGGCTTCGATGTCGTACGGGAGGTAGATGCCGGAATCGGCTGCGCGGATCGCCTCACTGCCCGGCCTGACGCTCTTCTTGTGCTGCACGCTCGCTGCCTTGAACCACGGCGTGAGAAATACGGCCAGCGGATAGCGGAGGATGGTGTCCTGAGCCGCCCGGCCCATGTCGAGATGCGAGAGCGCGGTCTGGAAGGTGCCGTAGAGGCGGATGTCTTCCGGAACCGAATCCAAAAACCGCGCGAGTTGATCGGAATGGCCGAGCGTCAGGCGGAACCGGGCGACCGGGATCCAGATAGTTTCAATCATGCCGCGGAGTATGGAATCGAAGGAAAGAAACGCCCCACCACCGCCGCGGACATGCGCAATGATCGTCTTCATCAGGGTGATTTTGTAGGTGGCAGTCGTCGAATCGAGCGCCTCTCCAAGCAGTTTTCCGTGGACAGGTTCTTTGTCAGGTAATCTCAACGAATGCTCCTGGGATAATTGTAAGCCGTACTCGTCGGCGGATACCGAAGAACGACGTTCCTTGAGCGCGGAGCCGACAAGCAATGGGGAATGCACTTATCCGGCTCCGTTGAAGGACTTTCATCCCGACGCCATTGCGCTTCGCACGCTTCCAGCATTTCTCAGCAGGATCGAGTATCTTACCCAACCTCTCCACGCAGTAAATTGCAATCTTAAAGCGCCAACTTCTATCAAAACGATATCGTCGTTGCCTATCGGTCCCGAATGAACATCGCCGCCTGTTTCGAGGGGGCCTTACCAAGAAACAAGCCTCCACCCTGGATGTCGTGACTTTATAGGGCTGCATCGGTTCGAAACCCTCGGCACGCTCCTGTGCACAGGTTGATGAAGACACTTGAGGTTTTCGCGCGCGAAGATAGAAGCGGTAGAGAAAATGCAACTCACAACGAGAAGTCGCTATAAGCATGGATGAAGATGACGTAGACGCCCTATACGATCAGCTAGTGACGATCCTGACCTCGCGGCGAGATGAAGACGAGCTTCAGGGGCGCGACGACTATCTGACCCCGATATTGGCTGAAATCGAAGCCGGAAAGGCCGTCCAAATCAAGCTCAAGGTGCCCGGCGAGCGAGAAATCGTTGATCCCGTTGCTGGTCGCCGAACAGCCAGCTCATCGAGCGCGGATTTTATCCAGAGACAAGATTTCTCCGGCCGCGAGAAACTTGAGATCCTGCTTCGCGGCATTGAGACGTCTGTCGTCGCTCCTGCGCGGATGGCGGTCGAGATCAACAGATCACTCGAGGAGCTGGACGTAGATGAATTCGATGGCACTCTGCATTTCGGCAATGACGTCGCAAACGCTCCGACCCGGACGGTGACACCTGCCGAGCTACTCGCTACCTCGATGGACGCATCAAAGTTGGAATCGCTCATCAGCGAGATCCGAACGGAGCTGGCCCAACCGCGCGAGGCCACTGTCTAATGCCGTTACGCCCCAATCTATTGACTG
This genomic stretch from Pararhizobium capsulatum DSM 1112 harbors:
- a CDS encoding HNH endonuclease domain-containing protein, giving the protein MHSPLLVGSALKERRSSVSADEYGLQLSQEHSLRLPDKEPVHGKLLGEALDSTTATYKITLMKTIIAHVRGGGGAFLSFDSILRGMIETIWIPVARFRLTLGHSDQLARFLDSVPEDIRLYGTFQTALSHLDMGRAAQDTILRYPLAVFLTPWFKAASVQHKKSVRPGSEAIRAADSGIYLPYDIEANGLRLDSAFIDYVAGNMALLEGWTDMCLVDYLQRRNPNVPAIPMKLRELDRPSLAIQRRFWKQAMQHVPRACFYTGRPLDPEKFHLDHFIPRRFVAHDRIWNLVPSLPEINLSKGVGVPDANLIPAMARVHFDAIVAVRQHSPEKWAHELREEYLDDLGVSPEVLAENASFAAAMSDTLQPLLNLARKRFPDWRGHPTLPHAVALR